TTTTCTCCACCTCCTTGACGGATTGCATCTGCTCCGCCTTTCGTTCGTACACTACTGGATCCTTGGGTTTTTCGTCTAAAACTTTGAGGTCCTCATCAGTGCCGCCTTCCAGCTTTATAACGCATGTATCTAAAACACGGATCAGAGCATCAGCCTGAGAAGAATCCACCTTCACACTTCCTATTGTTCCGTTCTCGAGTAACTCCATGAAGACATCAGTGCGCCTCTGCAATAAGTAAGTTTGGTTACGGTTTCTGCGGTAAGGGAAGCAAACAATTAAACCTGAAGGAAGCCCCGCTGTTCCTCGCTGCGTTTAACACTGTCCTCTGGATggtatttgtttttgaacctgcagttaaaaaaaatagtatgGTTATTAATATTGCAGTAATTAAAATccttgttttaatttcatctctctttctttttcgCCCGGCTGTTGATAGTGGATTCGGTAAATTGTTCACCTGTTTAGATAGGTTGTTGTTGAATTATCACCCAAAATCTTACCTTGCAAGCTTATCGCTTTCGTTATTTATGGgattgttttatatttatttaggcTTTTGTTCGTCAatcgaatttaaataaatcgcGGTTTTGAAATATGAACACACCTCGGCATTGCTCGCCGGGTAATTAATGAATTATACTCAATCAACAGCTCTGCTATGGCGCAGAATCTCTCAGAGAAGTTTTTATCTCACAAACCCAATAAGCTGCAGGGAAAAACTTAATATATAGAAAGTTATGAGTGGCGAACAGAAGAACGGCAAATAACGCAATGCGCCGGCACAAGCAGAGATATCAACAAAACCGTCGTTGATCCACTTTTGGCCAGCTACTAACCATTCCTCATCCTTGTGGGCCACGAAAAACTCGTTTAGCTGCTGGCGCTTGAAGTCTGTTTTATACTCGGTGTATTTGCGCATCACTTCCGAGTCAGAAATGTTCTCGTCCTGGGTGTCGAGAAACTGCTTCAGGTTGAGCATGGCTGGTTGGGTAAGGGTGtcgcctccgccgccgcctaTGGACTCCCGAACAGGTGGTGCATGGCCACCGTGGGAGTAGGCCGAATGCATCGACTGGTAGTGGTCGTTCCAGGCCTGCATCAAATACGGATCATAGCCTTTATAGAAAGAGAATTCGATAAGCAGTCTGAAAAGCCTGGAGTCTAGTAGAACTCACCCCCAAAGCGGGGATTGGCGCGCACATCGCCGTCCCCCCAGTCCGGGCGCATACGCTTGGCTGGGGGCAAATCACGGACGGGTGACCCATAGCGTGGTCTAGCTCCCGGGCCACGGTAGTCGCTGTAGTCTGGTCTGTGGCgagctcctcctccgcctgcgGAAGCTCCGCCCCTGAACGGATTGCTGAAACGTCCAGTAATGATGTCATGTAATAGTTGAAAGGTGACCTTCACTTACCGCTCCGCCCACTCGTCGCGGGCACCGGCAGAGCCGCCCACCGGCCGGCGGTCATCCCGGCGTTCCGTACGGTAACTCTCGCGCTCCCCGCGGAATTTGTCCCGTCGCTTGCGGTCGTACTCATCGTCGGAATCACCCATTTGGTCTGCAACGAAGGCAAGTAATATAGATGAAAGTCGCTTGTGCTTAACCTCACTTATGTGCCGGTAAGGGCTTCAAATATTATGATTACAACAGCTCCAAACCGTTTGCAATTTGGGTCGGCAGGCTAGTTATATCGtatttaatttcgattttcaattaagCAGATGTGGCCGCCATCTTGTCAGTTTGCTTACAACCGCTTACGTGTTTCATCGAATGGACAAtgagaaatgcattttaaaaaatcGATAAAAGAGCGTAGAATACAACATATCGGCAttttttgttacatttttcgCTCCTTTATCATTTTTAATTACCTTTGCCTAACTAAACCCAAATTTTACTTAAAACTTTGCGTCTATCAATTAGTGTGACCGCTTTTGTGCAACGCAATATACCTTCCAGgtatgaaatgaaaatataccaaattgttttatatccctctaatttgtaaaattatcGATAAATGTTTCCACACATTATCCCCGTGTTGATTAACCCGTAGGTGGCTGGACTGTTGGTCCCATAAGTCTTCAAGGAACTGTAACTTGTTACCTATCCACCTTCCAACATGGCAATGATCAAAATCATAAAAGTAAACTCGGCATAATCCAATTGAGAATATACctgtttaaaaaaaagacAATCCAAAATTTAGTTGATTGTCGGCGACAATTGTCGCCGTTCCAAATTTCTCCGTCAACCAACCTTCCACATTCCGAGTAACtcttcttatatatttttcttggGGTTTGCCTTCTctttaccaaagacactagaattattctagacACTATTTTATTCTAGTGCCTTTGTCTCAACCGTATTAATTGCTCAACACTCAGAGAAAAATCCGTTCTCAACGATCTCGATTTAAGAATTTTGATCTCAAAATCTTTCCAAGATCGAATCATGCTCAGAATACTCGAATCAAGAGCGAACCAAACATTCCCATGTAGTTCAGAACTTGCCGTGTCAATCGATCGAAAACACAACCGTAGTATAGGTAAAAAGCAAAGACTCtagaatattattattattattattattattattattattattattctagtgtctttgtaaAAAGTAACCCAGTGCACTATTTGTGTTAAATAGTATAGGAACCTaggtaaaatatatatatttcatccCGAAACATTAAATTGAATAACAACTTTGTGAATTTTCTATATAAGTAAGAAGTTAAAGTAAAATTGTCAGAACATTAAATAGACACATTGATTGATTGACATTCCAGTTATTAAACATTTGTTAAAAATAGGAAATATTACAATGTTTTTTGCTTAAATAAACTTTCATATTTACCAAACTAATAGTAGTAAATAACCACATGTACTTTATATAACTAAAAACCAGGCTTAACTGTAACAGAGCctatttttttgtaacataTTTGTCGTAATGGCATATAGTTTTatctaattaaaaattttaaatgaatgtGCATACAAAAATGCATACTTATAAAAAGTGTGTAATGTTCAATTGTTTAGTTTTATACAAGAatatataatacatacatttacatatatatttatagctCTAGCGAACAACCAAATACAAATAGTGCAACCTGATAAATTACTAACAATAGAAGATGGTATAGTATAAAATAGAATAGTAAAATAGTAAAATGAAAGCGACATAACTCCAcggcaataaaatatatatgcgagaaattgaaagtttttgaaataaaGAAGCGATTTGCTTATCGACTTACTGCTGCGAAATGTAACAGGTGaagtaataaataataaacaatttaaaaaattgaaCAACAAAGTAACCTTAGAACTTATACATATTTGACGTTACGTAAACTAAGcattttttcgcttttaataaaatataaaaacaatattgtATGTATTGGTGTAAAGTAATGATAAATGCGGTATGGCATACCGAATATCAAGTAGTTATCAATTAAAAGCGACAAAACTCCACTAATGCTAAATTTTTGCTTAAGCCTATATATGTTAACAAAAAGCTGAATTTTATCATCGTCATTTTTTATAGTATAGTAGTCTTCTACCATAGTCTTCTGATTCACCGGTTAGTTTCTTGTGAGTTGCTCAGATGCCAATGTACCTGCACGAATGCAATAACGAAATAATAGTTCAATTTGGTGcctatgtgtgtatgtgcatGTAAGTTGCGAATCTCTGACGTCATTAATCATACAGGGACTTAGGTGTCTTTATATGGAAATAGATGGATAGATTTACATGGATAAATGGATGGATCAGCATAGGTGTCACTAGAATCAAAAGCCTTTTAACTTATAGTTTCGAAATATTGGCGTTCATGCGGACAGACTGAACGGATAAAAAGGTGGACTGAAAGGTGGAAAGTGAAAGACATACGTTGCTATAGTTCATgctgaaaaatatattaacatatatattaaataagcGCATTCTTCTGTATGCTAATATTATTTGAGGATGATATTTTACCATTTACTCCTTGAACAACCTGTTTAAATACCCAACTAAAacaagttatttaaatatatcgtttttattttattacactTTTCATATATCGTATATATAGACTTCTGTTAgatttatgtttatatatatatatatatatatatatatttacaactTAATTATACAACTATGCAAATTGTATGTGTATCTAGTTCTAAATTAATGTATTGATTAAGAAATTagtattaaaaatgtaatctTTGCGCCCTTACTTTTAGATTAAACTTTTGACAATTGGCCTGATCCTCAAAAATATCCTACTCGACAACTAACTGCATATAATCGACAATATTAGCTGTCTTACTTATGTCCACCAACTTAACATAAtgctttaattttaaagtataAAAGTGTGTATGACGTAACATCGTTAGAGCATTACATACCTTTAAATTAATcagaattttaaatataatatcagGTTTATCCATTTATGTAAGTATGTAGGTGCATGTAGCTTTATTTCCATGCACCGTATGTATTGCATATGGAGTTTTTACCATTCTGGTGTATTTAATGTGAAGTCCATTCAAATTAGAAAAGCACGATTCACTGctagtttatttaaatgctaaCAATCTCTACTTCTCTCTCTTTATCAAAATCGATATACGGCAACATAAGGAATATGCGAGACATGGAAAGTTTTTGAAACAAATTTGCTTTCGATTTGCAATTCGAATTGCTTTCGAtttgaatttgcaatttgctAATCGACTTACTGCTGCTTAATGTAAAAGGTGAAGTAAAAGTTTTCTGGCAGTGTAGCATGTAAATAATAATGCGAGTGAAATAGAAAACTATTTCTAGGCGATCTGTCAAATCACCAATtaatttactatttttttctACGTATCTGCGGTGTAATGGGCTTTTTTCACAATATTGTAACTTTGCTGATTAGATTATCGACTTTCTTTTGTATTTCTCGTTACACTAAAATGCCATCaattcagttttcagttttttatttgttttttaaaatctCTATTTCCGGAAAAAATGATTTTACTCGCTAAGATCTGTGTCTAGCAATTGTGTGCGTTGTCAATCAATATACGTATAGGTACTGACTTaaagatatactcgaaatcgTATCTTGAAGTGGTTGttataattgtatatatttcgTGGGTATTAATGGTACAATTTAGAATTATATTACTGATTGCTAGacattgcaaatgaaattagaCTTATGGTTTCTCCCCTTTTTTACGCTAAGTTTGAAAATGGCTGCGGTTCGATAACTTAGTCAAACTACTTGGTATTATATCTCATTTTCGGTTTGGCAGTGAGAAAAACTCAGCTATTTAACTCAAATCGATTTAAAAAGCTTTCTCTTTTTGTCCAGCTTGGGTTATGATAATGGAAAGAAGTAAAACTGAAGTTTAACGTCGCCGATTATACATACGTAGTTCTGATAACGCCTAAAGCTAGGCAATTATGAGCGGCAAACCAGGTAGCTTTAACAAGGCTTGTGCGTTCTAAGTTCAAAACGAAGTCATCGTGGGCTAAAAGTGCGATGGAAACAAATTCGTATAAGAGAAATAATAGCTTTCTTGAGTGTATATACTTTGTTCTTTTCCTGCTCATGCTCTGCTGCTAAGGTCTCGCTTGTagttacatttatttttataatgctTAAAACCTTTCCATCACCCAACATCTGTTGCCCTTCTGCTTAATcatcatttgttttgcttgagGTAGTTTTTCAATTCAGGATCAATATCTACAAGTTGAACACAAAATGCTTGTAAGTGTACGAGTATGAGTGTCAATCAATTTCTCTTAGGGTTACAGGGTGTGTACACGGTCGTGGTCGTGGGTTCTACATAGTTAGGTCTAGGTATTGGGGCAAAACAAGTTACGAGTTTACACATAACAGAAAACAGtgcataaaaattaaacacatTGAATTTCAAAAATCTACATAACGATTTTCTTACGTTTCAGCTTTAgctttgtgtgtttgttgtttcttaatctTTTTATATGAATGAATCTGTCAACAAATTGCTATTTTATACCATACAATCTTGTATTTTCGTAATTCATCAGGTTgcattatttgtattttggttgttcgcattttttgttttcaatctTACAGAGCCAGagctataaatatatatatgtattaatatatgcatatgtacaaAGTCTTAGGCGTGCtattataatatttgaaaGATTTTGGGAGGGTCAATTGAGAGTATTTATTAAACTTCACTTACACTAAATATAACACTCGACTTGGGTCCGAAATTGCAAATCGAATGGAATATGTGGAAAGTCATTCGCTCCCTGCCACATTCGTGTCCTTAGTAAACTCTAGTGGTACTTAAACAGTACGCTTGAAGGCTATTAAATAGCTTACTTGCATTTCATCCATAATCCAACTGAAATAAATCATAAACCAAATTTCGACAATATAGGCAACTGCTTAATTCATTTTCATGCTTTGATCTCTTCCTTTTGTTCCTCGCCAatttcacagccatttgcatCTGTATCGTATGCAAAATTTTGTTCAAATTCTGAATTTCTACCTCATAAGTCTTTCACTCGCACCCCATTATTTCGTATCCTTTCCCTAGCCATCGAAAATCAAAcggaaataacaaaaatggattgagaaaataaaaacactgaGGTTTTGGTTTatgtttttgaatatttttttgttttcttatttttgtttcaacATACTTCTCATATattgtatacatttttcttGCTTTCTCTTTTCCACTTGCagaaataaggtaaaaaggtAAAAATAATCCGTATTTCGATAGTTTGTTTCTTTACATTACGTGTAGAACTACAAAACAAGGTATGTATAAAAGtaactttgtatatttgtataataataattgaacGTACTTGAATATGCATGCTAGAAGGAATTTAACTAAGGCCTATTGTAAAAACGAAACTAATAAAGAGTTTAATGAGCCTGGATAGTCCATGGATTCCCTTGGAGCTTCCCACGAACGTCTTTgtaatatgaataaataattcacTGATTTTCGTTTGTCGAAGTGCAGACTATATTTAACAAGAATTTTCTTCTTCAATGCATTTAGCTCGTTTGATAGAGTTATTTCCAAGTATGTCCATGATGTCATGCTAATTTTAGTTCGTCATTATAcaaattcatatttataaattaggttgacttaaaattaaaaatatgtggCTGGATGTGTAGGCGTGTgtgtaaattatatttaaattaggattagtagtaaaagtaaaaaattgCACAATTCAAGTAGAAAGCTACGTAAGATATTTTTTGtcttctttttacataataaaAGAATCactttaaactttaattttttattaatattttacagtgttcttattttcaattttaaacacatttttttttactaaaattagaataaatttgatttaagttAAAATAAGGCCAacaatttaaagtaaaatttatttaaaatgtacatCCCAAAGCAAAATGAAACTAATACAatctaataaaaattattttgaaaatcaattgcataaattttgtataaCATAAAAATTGCCAAAGTAATCAAATTTGCACGTTTTTTGTGTGGCTTTCataaaaattttgatttagccAAATTAGATGGATGTGATTCTTATTCAAATTTCGAATTATCaatgtaaattttaaaaatatatattgaagTCTTTTGGTGTATGcatgtatttattaatttgtgtgGTTTTTATCAAAGTGattgaaaactattttccaCCAAAAAGTGTTTCTTGAACTCGAAATTagattatatttttaatttaatacctTTTGATGCCTTTTGGTTTTTGAGTAAGACTCCAATCACTTTCATTTCATTATCCTTTGTTTAGTTTCAATATCAAagttttttttgaaaacatgTCTAAAA
The sequence above is drawn from the Drosophila melanogaster chromosome 2R genome and encodes:
- the Ars2 gene encoding arsenic resistance protein 2, isoform F, whose amino-acid sequence is MGDSDDEYDRKRRDKFRGERESYRTERRDDRRPVGGSAGARDEWAERGGASAGGGGARHRPDYSDYRGPGARPRYGSPVRDLPPAKRMRPDWGDGDVRANPRFGGYDPYLMQAWNDHYQSMHSAYSHGGHAPPVRESIGGGGGDTLTQPAMLNLKQFLDTQDENISDSEVMRKYTEYKTDFKRQQLNEFFVAHKDEECFSLQLIGFVR